GCATCCAAGTGTCATGAGGGCTTTCAAAACAAAAAGACACCGAAAGAAATTATTCAAGGTTTTTTTGATGAATTAATGGCTAAAAATTCAGAAGATGAGAGGCATGAACTGCTTTTTAAGATGGTGCAATATGTAGAGCGGCAAGTGGTTTTGTTTGATTCTATAGAAGATGCTGCTTTTGACAAAATCCATGATCTACAAGGGAAGGGAAGTCTTCAGGCATTGGTGGCCAGGGTGGACAATGACCGGAAAAGGGAAGAATTGATTAGAAAATTAAAGGACTTTTCAGTAAGGCTTACCCTTACAGCGCATCCCACCCAGTTTTATCCCGGCAATGTACTGGGAATCATTACAGACTTGGAATCAGCGATTAAGGCCAATGATTTGGGTAGCATCAATTTACTTTTGCAGCAATTAGGAAAAACTCCATTTATCAATAGAGAAAAACCCACCCCACTGGACGAGGCGGTAAGTTTGATCTGGTTTTTGGTCAATGTTTTTTATGTGTCCATTCCGGATATCATGACCCGTTTGCTCAACATGTTGGACCAACCCCTTCATGAGTGGGAAAATTCCGGATTATTGAAAGTTGGTTTTTGGCCGGGAGGCGACAGAGATGGTAATCCCTTTGTTACACATGATATCACAGTGAAGGTAGCAGAAAGATTGCAAAAGTGGATTTTGAGATGTTATTACCGGGATGTAAGGAAAATCAGAAGAAGACTTACCTTCAAGCATGTGGAGCCTATCATGCTTAAGGTAGAAGATGGCTTGTTCAACTCCTTATTTGAAGATCAAAATTATTATAAGAGCAAAGATGAATTGCTATCTGACCTGATGGATGCCAGAAAAGGGCTTATAGAATATCATGATGGACTTTTTTTGGAGCAGTTGGATGAATTTATCCTCAAAGTAAAAATATTCGGATTCCATTTTGCCAATATGGATGTCCGTCAGGACAGTAGGAAGCATGATGGGCTTTGGGATGAGATCATTGGAATTCAGGTTGGAGAGGATGCGCTGAAAGCTTATCATCAGCTTCATGAAAAAGACAAAGAAAAATTCATTCTGGATTTTGATTCACTTCCTGAAATTAGTGCCTTCAAGGATGAGTTCCATCAGGAAATGTTAAAATCATTTGATGCCATCCGGACGGTTCAACAAAATAATGGGGAAGATGGGCTTCATCGTTACATCATTTCTAATTGCCAGTCTGCACTGCATGTGCTGGAAGTGTTCCAGTTGGGAAGGTTGACTTTGGGAAAGGATGAAAAAGACCTTAGCCTGGATATTGTCCCCTTGTTTGAAACGATTGATGATTTGGCAGAAGCTCCAAAAATAATGGAGAAACTCTATCAAAATCCGGAATATCAAAAACACTTGAAAAGCAGGAATTCCAAGCAGACTATTATGCTGGGTTTCTCTGATGGTACCAAAGATGGGGGATATATCCGTGCCAATTGGTCCATTTTACGGGCTAAGGAGGAACTGACGAAAATTTCCCGTAAATATGAGGTTAATGTGGTGTTTTTTGATGGGAGAGGGGGACCTCCTGCTAGAGGTGGTGGTAATATGCACAATTTCTATGCTTCGCACGGTCCTCAGGTAGAAAACAAAGAAATCCAGGTGACCATTCAGGGACAGACCATTTCAGCCAATTATGGCAAGCCAGTTTCCTGTAGTTATAACCTGGAGCAACTTTTGTGTGCGGGCATAGAAAATGAGCTTTACCTGAGCCCAGATAAAACTTTAAATGCCTACCAAAGGGCTTTGATTGATGAAATGGCGGATGTTTCCTACAAATTTTATAAGGACTTCAAAAATCACCCTCAGTTCCTGAATTATCTGGAACATGTCACACCCTTGAAATATTTCGGACAGGTGAATATCGGATCAAGGCCTTTGAAAAGGGGCAAGGATTCGGGTCTAAAATTTGAGGATCTTCGGGCCATACCATTTGTGGGTTCCTGGGCTCAGATGAAACAAAATATCCCTGGCTTTTTTGGGGTAGGAGCTGCCCTGCAGGCGCTCAAAAATGAAGGTAAATTTGAAGCTGCCAAACAATTGTACAATGATTCCCTTTTCTTTAGATCACTGCTGGGCAACTCGATGCAATCTTTGGCAAAGTCATTTTATGAGGCTACAGCATATCTGAAAAAAAACAAACAATACGCGGAGTTCTGGCAATTGATGTTTGAGGAATATGAAAGGACAATCCGGTTGTTGCTGGAGGTTTCAGGTATGGAAGTATTATTGGAGGACAATCCTACTTCCAGGCAGTCTATTGCCATCAGGGAAAAAATTGTCTTACCTGTAATCACCATTCAGCAATATGCCATACAGACCATGTTGGAAAAAGGCATGGATGACCCGGTATTACAGAAACTTATTCTCCGCACTATGTTTGGAATTATCAATGCGGCAAGGAATGCAGCTTAGAAGAACAAATGGCACTGGAAAAATTCAGTGCCATTTGTTTTAATCATCTCCAAAATCAGGCACCGGCAAATTCAATACCTCGTAGACATTTTGTAAATGATCATAATTCTCAGCCAAAACTATCAATGTGTCATTACCTTGAATTTTTGTGGTACCGTTAGGAGTTAGGTAGTTTTTATCCCTTTTGATCATGGCAATGATGGCGTTTTGCGGAAAGCCCAACTCAAGAATTTTCTTACCTACTATTTCATTGTCCTCAGGGATATGGATTTCAACCATAGCGGTTTTTGGATCCTCTTTGAGGAAGCTGTCCAGGGGAGAAACAGGTTTTACTTTTTCAGGTAATGCTACTTTAAACCAAGAGGCCACTTTGGAAAGTGTAGTGCCCTGTATAATGACAGAACTGACTGATATAAAGAACACCACATTAAAAATCACTGGTGCTTTATCTATTCCGGCGATTAATGGATAAGTAGCAAAAACGATGGGGACAGCCCCTCTAAGACCTACCCAGGAAATATACCACATTCTTCTGTTCTTCATTTTGAAAGGTAAAAGAGAAAGGAATACCCCCAATGGTCTCGAAACAAATATGAGAAAGAGTGAAGCTGCAAGCCCCAATCCTGCATAGGGAATAACTTCTGTAGGGTTTACCAATAACCCCAGTGTTAGGAAAAGTACAATCTGCATCAACCAGGCAACCCCGTCATAAATTTTTAAGATTGTTTTTTTATGAATAAAATCATGGTTACCAATATAAACTGCGCAAAGGTATACAGCCAAAAAACCATTGCCACCAACAAGATCTGTAAAAGAAAAGGTGATGAACATTAAGGCAATGACCAAGGCAGGGTACAATCCATCAAATCCAATATTGATTTTATTGATGGTGTGGATGCTTAACCAGCCAAACAGTAACCCTAATGCAGCCCCTAGGGTCATTTGCAAAAAGAAGGTAGAAATAAGCGATAAAAATGAAGTTTCGGGATTAGTGACAAGCCCAAGAAATGCTATGGTCAAAACATAGGCCATAGGGTCATTACTACCACTTTCCAATTCAAGTACTGACCTCAATTTGTATTTTAGTGCCAGACTTTTTGACCTCAAAATGGAAAAAACAGCTGCAGCATCTGTGGAAGATACAATTGCCCCCAATAATAAAGCCTCATAAACAGTAAAATCGGAAATTTTCCAAAAGAAAAGCCCTAAAGAAACAGCAGTAATCAATACGCCAACAGTGGAAAGCGATATTCCTTGCCATAATACTGGTTTTATGGATTTCCAGTTCGTGTCTAGCCCCCCTGAAAAAAGGATGAAATTTAAAGATACAATACCAATAAACTGGGCCGTTGAGGGACTGTCAAAATGGATACCAAGTCCATCAGAACCTGCCATCATACCTAAACCCAAGAAAAGTATAAGGGTAGGCACGCCAAATTTATAGGAGGTTTTTCCAGCCAGAATACTTAATAAAAGCAGGATAGAACCAATAAAAAGAATATTCTCAGAAGTTAGTACCATAAACTCTTTTTAAAATTGTGACACATACCTCCATAGTAAAGGGAGGGTTTGCAAATCTCTGGAATCTATAACTTAAGTTTGACTAATAAAATTCATAAATCCATGACGGCTTTCCTACATTTATTTATTTCCTTTTTTTAAATTACCTCTATGAAAAATACAAGCAGTGAAAAACCAAAGATAATTGTATTGGCAGACTTTTCTGATTACACCAAAAAAGTACTTCAAGTAGCTAAGCAATGGGCAAGCAGTTCCGGCTTGGAAATTAAGGTTTTTAATGAACTGGACTTTCAGGTGCCCACTTTGGCTGGCAATGAATTAAGGTTAAAAATGAAGTATGGGCAGATCCATGAAATAAATAGAACCTGGCTGGATTTAAAAAAGACCATATTCGGTGAGCAAACAAAGGTTGATTTTGAAATTTTAGAGGTTCCATTAATTGAATTTCTAAAAAAAGAAAAACAATATGAATCTTCCTTTATCTTGATGGGCCTCAAGGGAGGTGGATTATTGAAAAAGGTTTTTCTAGGAAGTTTGGTGACTGAAGTAATAGAAAGACTCAATCATGTCACCATGGCTATACCCAAGAATATTCAAAATTTTGAACCCAATAAAATCATAATCAGCGTACATCCGAAATATAAATTTAACCTTAATGCCTTGGAGTACTTGCTTTCCTTTCTTCCAAGATCAGTCACCACCTTACAATGGATTAGTATTGCCATGGAAAAGGACAATGTGGATGACCTGAATGATTACCTGGATGCCTTGACCCAAAAAATCAAAACCGGATTAAAAATCGAAACCGCTGTTTTTTCAGGAGAAGATGTCCTTCAACAGGTTAAATCCTTTATAACGGATAATAATAAAGAGATATTGGTCATCCAAAGAGGTAGCAGAACCTTCAAAGACAAATTGTTCAGAAAGTTTCTGGTGAATGATTTGGTATATGATGGTTCCGTTCCTTTAATTGTTTTGCCTTTATGAATTGGTTAGCTACTTCCGATCTTTCTCATGAATTTTTATCAGCTTTAATCAATTCTGGGATTTTAAAAATGGTCAAAACATTTGAGTTTGTATGAATAATCTGCTACACAAGACAAAAAAATACTGGGAATCTGATGTTTCCTTTATTTCCCTATTGGTCATGCTACTTGTGATTGTTTTTATCCTTCCCGTTTTAAATGATATTCAGCCAGACAATTCATTCCTTTTGAATGCGATGTTCATTGCACTTTTTATTATTGGTATTTTCTCTGCAAGGGAACGTGTATTTGTCATTTCTTCTATGATTATGATTTCCTTTCACCTTGGTTTGCGGATTATCAGGTTTGGGGATAACCCTTATGAATTCTATAACCTGGAAAGGATCGTTATCATTCTGAATTTGGTCCTGTTTATGGTTATTAATCTTAGACTATTGTTCAGGGATGAAGAAGTGAATGCTTACAGGATAATTGGAGCGGTTAACGTTTACCTTTGCATGGCATTGGTTGGGGCTTTTGGTATGGAGTTGATTCATCTATACTTGGGCAACTCCATTGAAGGCAATATTGAGCTTACAGGAATGGACAAGGATTTTGGGGACTTTATGTATTTCAGCCTGGTGAGTCTCAGTACAGTTGGATTTGGGGATGTTCATCCTACCAACACAATCGCGAAAATGTTGTCATCATTTCTATCGGTGGTTGGAATTCTTTATCCTGCAGTGGTCATCGCCAAACTGGTTTCGTATGCCTCCAAAAATCCAAATGGGTAAAAATCCTAAATTTAAATTCTCAAAAAAATCCAAGAATCCTATTTTTAAAAAGAGGCTTTTGGAATTAAAGAAATCCAAAAGCCTAAAGTAAATGTTAGTTTAATGTATACTCCACCACAATTTCGGTATTCAAAAGCCTGGAAATGGGACAGTTTTTCTCGGCATCTTTCACCAGTTCGGCAAATTTTTCTTCACTGATTCCATCGACTTTCGCTTTCAAAATCAATTTGGACTGTTTTACAGTACCTTCTTCAAAAGTGATAATACATTGCGTGTCCAATTCTTTGGGAGGGAAATTGGCACCGCTAAGGTTAAAACTGAGTTTCATGGCAAAACAACCTGCATGTGCTGCTGCAATCAATTCCTCCGGATTGGTACCTGCACCGTCTTCGAAGCGGGAACTGAAAGAATATTGGGTTTTGTTCAATACTCCGGTCTCTGTGGTCAGGTGTCCCTTTCCTTCTTTTCCTGAACCTTGCCATACGGCAGTAGCTTTTCTTTTCATATCAAAATGTGTTTTTGTGTTTTATACCGTTGATCCATAATATTTCAATTTTTGGATCATTCCTAAAAATAAGATTTAAATTCAAGGAATGGAAGGTAATGAAGACTTAAAAATTTTTCGGTTATCTGATGACCAGATTCCGCTTGCCGTTGGATTAATGGAAAAGGTATTCACTTTAGAGCAATACATTCCTGAATCTTATCTTCCTGTCAATTTATTTCCCCAGATGAATTGGGGAGTTTTTCATGGAGAAAGGCTGATTGCTTTGGCCATTGCTTGGTGGGAAAACGAAATCTGGCATTGGGGAAGGTTTGCTGTTGATCCGGAATGGAGAGGCAAAGGAATAGGGAAAAAGCTGATCCAAATAAGCTTGAAAGAACTTTTTGATGCTGGCGCCAAAGAAGTACATATCGATGCCAGGGATATTACTGTAAATCTATTGTCGAAATTAGGTGCCAGGGTCATTGGAAATACTTTCGATTTTTATGGAAACGTAACCCCGATGAGGCTCTCGATACATGATTTTAAGACATAAAAAAAGCCATCCTAATGAGAATGGCTTTTTTAAAATTTAAGTTTTTTTAATTTAGGAATTCATCAAATGTCAAGGATACGAAGTACATGGTACCTACAGTAGGGTTACCCCAAGCTTGACGGTATCCTGAACTGTTGAACAGGTTCTGTCCACCCAGTTTTACGATAGACTTGATGCTTTTCAATTTGTAGCTTACCTGAGCATCCAAGGTACTGAATGCCGGCATTACAGACAGTTGCTGGGTATTGACAGCAGGCCCTACGAAAGAAGACTGCCATACAAACTCCCCTTGCCATCTCCAAGCCAAGGCAAAGCCGATGTTTTTATTGTTGATATTTCTATTGGCAAAGGTTAGGTTGGTTCTATATTCAGGGGTGTTGAATGATGGGATAAAGCCCACTTCTGCCAACTCATCCAAATTGGCCAATTTGTTGAAGGAAACGTTACCTCCTATGGTGTAGTTTTTAGGCAACTGGTAATCAGCTCCCAAAGCCCATCCATAAGATTTGATGACTTCCTCTCTGTTAACCGGCATAGAAAATACATTTCTTGTATTGGCGCTCAAGAGGTTCAATCCTAGTGCTGATGCAGGGTTTTGAGGATTGAAGTTAGCATCTTGGATCAAGACCTGACCACCGATAAAGTTCTCAAATCTGTTGTAGTAGAAGTAACCGTCTACCAAAAGTTTGTTTTTTGCGATCAAGCTTTTGTATCCGATTTCATAAGATCTTACCACTTCCGGTCTGAATCTGGTCAATTCATAGGGGGTTTTCTTATCCTGGTTGGCAGCAGCAGCATTGGCAGGAACCAACTGGGCAGCGATTTGCGGTACCAACTGTGGTACGAGTGCTGCAATGGCTGCTGGCGCTTGGTCAGGAGGAATGATTCCCTGCTGTACTTGCTGCGTTACAATTTGGGTTGCCTGCTGAATAGCCAATTGAGTTGCTTGTTGGATACTTTGCTGGTATACAGGAGAATTGGGTTGAGTATCAGCCAAAACTGCACCACCAAAGTTGGTCACTGTTGCCAAAGAGTAAACTGGATTGTTGGCAAAATTGTATCGCTGTCTGAACAACGGTAAACCACCAATCAATCTCGCCTGCGGAGTCAAAAGGTCAATGTATTGATCCTGAGTAGTCGGAATTCTGAAGCCTGTCTGATAGGAAGCTCGGAAGTTGTGCTGTCCTGCGGTGTAGACTGCTGCTACCCTTGGAGACCACTGTCCGTCAAAGTTTTCGTTTTTATCATAACGTACGGAAGCAGTAACTTTCAATTTCTCAGCTATGGTTTTGCTACCTTGAGCATATCCACCAAATTCTCTGATGCTGAATTCATTGCCGTCATCATCTGTTGCGAACAAAGTTCTTTCTGAGTTAAGTGCATAGACTCTGTAGTTAGCGCCTACCAGGAAATCAGCAAACTTGATGTCTTTAAAGGCATAGGAACCTTCTAGGTGGTATAGGTTGGTTTTGTCCACAAACCTTGCACCAACACCTTGTGCATTTCCTGGAATAGGTCTAGATCTTACGTCAGCAAGAGCTTGGTTAAACTGAGGGGTTCCTGGCAGGAATCTGCCTTGGTCCGCTACACCTCTTGCAGTGGCATGTGCCTGTGCTTCATTTTGTCCAAGGCCTCTTGCTTGCACAAAAGCTCCTACATATTCACCGAACCACTGCTGGCTTGGTTTCCATGCTTCATTGATGCCCTGACCTGCAATGCCCACTGCATAAGAATCACCGGATCTTTCTTGAGTGGTATAGGCTCTTAAGAACCAGTTGGCACCTCTTAATTCTGCTTTATATTGTCCAATATTAAATCCAGTTATGGAATATCTGTCAGCACCTGTATAAACTGTAGTACCTGCTCCATAATTACCTTGGAAAATTGCCTCTACATTGTCATTCAATCTCCAGTGCAATGCAGCGTTCAATTTCAATGATTTGGTTCCGTAATCAGCCAGGTCTCTTTCCAAATAACCTGTTCTTGATACAAATGTCTGTGGTACTATACCCAAAGCAGCCTGAGGAAGAATTCCTGCATTCACCAAGCTTTGGGCTACACTGAACATGTTGACGTTGGTCTCATCACCGTAGATGTTTACACCATCAAATCCTGGGTTGTTTTCCCTTGTACCGTTGGCAATTCCAAATCCGTTCAATAATGATTGGTCTCTGAAATCATTGGCCTGCCAGTCGTCTGCTCTCAGATAGTTTACATTGAATTTCATGGCCACTTTGTCAGAGAATGCAGTAGCATATCTGGCTGCAAAATCATAGAATCCAGTAGTTGGGTTGGATCTTGTGTTTTGATCCATGATACCACTCTTGATCTGGGCGGAGAAACCTTGGTACTGGAATGGATTTTTTGAATTCATCAACAAGATACCGTTGATGGCGTTTGGTCCATAAAGTGCAGATGCTGCACCGGGAAGCAATTCCACGCTTTCCAGATCCAGTTCAGAGATACCGGCAATATTACCTACGGAGAAGTTCAAACCAGGAGCCTGGTTGTCCATACCGTCGATCAGCTGAACAGTTCTTACGTTACCATTGGCATTGAAACCTCTGGTGTTGAAAGACTGGAAGGTAAGTGATTGAGTACTCATTTCCACGCCCTTCATGTTTTTCAAACCATCATAAAAACTGGCCTGCGGAGCTTCTCTGATAGAAATAATATCCATTCTTTCCACAGTAACGGGAGATTGAAGGACACTTTCTTCCACCCTTGAAGCAGAAACTACGATTTCCTGGCCAAGAATACTTGACTCAGCTAAAGTAACCTGTAGGTTAGAAACATTGGATTCCGTGATCTCTATTTCCTTGGAGGAAAATCCGATCATTGAAAATACCAAGGTAAATGGAGGTGCCTGGTTGACTCTCAGGTTGAAATTACCATTAAGGTCAGTGATGGTTCCTACCACTCTACCCTTGACCACAATGTTGACCCCTACAAGGGTTTCTTTGGTCCTTTCTTCGGTGACTTTACCCGACACGGTAGTAGTCTGGGCAAAGGCCTCATGGCTCCCTAAGGAAACTATGACAAGCAATAATAAAACTACTTGCCATAAACTTTTAGTAAAATTTTGCATAAGCTATGTTGGGTTAATTGTGTTTGTTTTTTAATCCCTTCAGAATTTTCCTGAATAGCACGGAAAATTAGTTTAAAATCACAATTAATAATGAAAATGCAAAAAAAAATATCTTAAGATTTTTCAAATCTTTTTTTGAAGAATTGGAAACTGGCTCATTTTCAAAAGAAAATGGATAAAAATGGGATAGGATTCCACTGAAAAAAGATTTGGACCGAATAAAAGACGCAAAAGAATCAATTGCGGTTTCGGTTTTAAGATTTCAAATGCCAGTTAAATTAAGCATATCCAAATTTCAGGTAAATGACCGTATTAATTCAATAAAAAAGAGGGGAAGGACAGCCTAAAATCAGTTTCCTTCCCCCTTGCTCTTTGATAGCCCTTAAGATTGACCAGGCCTTTTTATGTAAGAAACAAAAGTTCTTTTTGTGGAACTAAAAATTCTAAGTCCGGATCGACAAAGAATTATTTACTCATTTTTTTATTTTCCTCATTGACATGTCGGACAAGTCGGTCGCAAAGATCTTTCATTTCTTCAGCCATGAATTCATCTCCGGTACTATTGAGGATAGTCTGGGCCATACCTCCCAAAATGTCAATGTAGAATCTTTTCATCTCCACTACAGACATATCATCTGTCCAAAGGTCAATTCTTAAAGTGTTGTGGTTCAGGTTGTCCCATACATTTAAGCTGATGCTTTTAGTGGATTCCATTCTCTCAGCTTCCTTGTCTGTGGCATCCCATTGAATGGCTTTAGGAAGGTTGTTGTCGTCCAATTGGACTATAAATTTGATTTCAGAATTTTTCATTGGTTTTTCAAATTTTCATCACAAAACTAGTTAAAATAAATTTTTGTCCATTTTTGTTCCCCAGTTCCCTATCTTTATTTCTATTTTTAGGTCATGCATTGGACACTTTCATTTGATATTCCGGAGGGCAGACCCAAAATCAGCCATCAATCAAAGCTTTTTTCTATAGGCTCTTGTTTTTCTACCGTGATGGGGGACAAACTGACCGAAAGGAAATTTTATGTTTTGAATAATCCTTTTGGTACCCTTTTTAATCCGATTTCAATTGCCCAGGTGATGGAGGATTCCATTTTGGAGATGCCTGTCAATTCGGATCTTATTTTGGTGAGGGATGGGTTACACCTTTATTTTGGGATGCATTCTGATATTGTTGCTTATTCGAAGGAATCATTGGTCAGGTTGATTCAAAAAAAACAGGCACAGGCCAAGCAGGTTCTCGAATCTGCTACGCATCTTTTGATTACTTTCGGCACCTCCTGGGTTTATGAATTTGGCAGTCAGGGACAGATTGTGGCCAATTGCCATAAGCAGCCTTCGGGTCTTTTTGAAAAGCGCTTGTTGACGCCAGATGAAATTCAAAAAGCTTTTGTCAGCTTTTTTAACCTTTTCAGGGAATTCAATTCAAAAGCCACTGTCCTGCTTACGGTCAGTCCCGTGAGACATACCAAAGATGGGATTCCGGAAAATCAATTGAGTAAATCTATCCTTAGGTTGGCTGCCCATAATCTTTCAGAAGCTTATGACTTTGTTCATTACTTCCCAAGCTATGAAATCATGATGGATGAGCTTAGGGATTATCGTTTTTACAAAGATGACCTCATTCATCCCACTCCGCAGGCGGAAGACTATATTTGGGAACGCTTCAAACAGGCTTGGGTTGATCCCAAATCCTATCCCTTGATCCAAGAATTTGAAGGAATTAAACGTGATCTTGACCATAAGCCCTTTAATCCGGAAAGCCCATCCCATCAGAAGTTTTTGGATAACCTCCAAAAGAAATTAGACAAATACAGCAAAGATTTTGATTTCGCAAAAGAAATAGATCAATTGAGAAAGCAGACAAGGTACAGGGGTAAATAGTTATGATAAGCTCAAGCTTATCATTCCAAAAAACGATCCGGTCAATGCGCCAATAAGCAACTCTGTTCTGGTATGTCTTTTCAACTCCAATCTGGACCATGTCGTTCCCATGGCCAATGCCATTATGAGTATTCCCATTAGGCTGGAAATACTGAATAAGCCCATTGCTGTAAAAAATGATATGGCAGCATGTAGTGAGGCCTTGATTTTAAAATTGAACAAGGCCATTACCAAAAGCATCACAAAAAAGTTGGCTATATTGTACAAGACTGTCTTTGGAAAATCCATAAAATAAATAACTCCTAATAAAATCAGGAACAACAAAATAGCAAAAGGGTAAAATCCTTTTCTCTGGTTCTGATCGGAAACATCAAAATTTGAATAGGTTCCTTTTCTTAACTTTCTCAGGTTATGGACTACAATCGGCATTGTAACCAATCCCAAGACCAAAAGGGACAATAACCATGCTGTATCAGAAGGGAGGTTTCCCATAGCCATTACAATCACATACAGGGTACCCAATACCAATGGATGGCCTGCCACGGTGAATATCCTTGCAATTTTTTGCTTCATAGTTTGATGCTTTCTACAACCTTCTCAGCCATTTTCTGATATCCATGATCCGAGGGATGAATCCCATCTGCCGCAAAGAATTCTTTGGGGAATTTGGGATTGATTGGTAGGTAAACCAGCTTTTTGTTTTCTTTCAACAAGGAATTGATTTCTCTGACAAGCATGATTCTGTGCCAACCCAGGAAGAATCTGATGATACCTGGGAGGGCGGGGACCTGATTTACCGGAGGAATGGAAGGGACAATGATTTTTCCAATTTTATAAGTTCGTTCAAGCAAATGGAAAAAATCTTTCAATTCTCTTCGAAATTTTGAAGGTGGAGTAAATTTGAAGCAATCATTGGCTCCAATAAGCACAATTGCTGAATGAAAACCAGAGGGAAGTTCTTGTTTCCCATGAACCAAGAGCCGTTTGAGTCTATCGGCTTTGAGGCCGTTTTTTCCCAAATTATAAACTGAAAAATCCTCCTGTAGAAGCTGATGGATTTGGTAAGCATAAGTCTTTTCTTTTCGACTTGCTCCCACTCCCGCAGCAGTAGATTCACCAATAATCAATAGATTGGCAGTGTTTTGTTTGTTTTTTAAAGCCAGGAATTCAGAATGTGGAGGCAACTTCCCAATTTTCTGCCTTAATTTTTTCCCATAAAAGTAAAGTAAGGGGAATATGGGAATCAGAATAACCAATTCAAAAAAGTACAATATCCTGTTTAAAATCATGATTACTTGATTAGGAATGAATTGGAAAGGGGTTGAAAGAATCAACCCCCTGATTTTTTTGCCTTATAGCCTTCTTGGAGCAAAACCTGAAGGACTTTGTCCCGATGGTCACCTTGTATAAGGATTTCTCCATCTTTTGCACTTCCTCCTACACCACATTTGGTTTTGAGTAATTTCCCCAGTGTTTTTAGGTCTTCATCTGAGCCTACAAAACCTTCTATAAGCGTAACCTGCTTTCCTCCTCTGGATTT
This Cecembia calidifontis DNA region includes the following protein-coding sequences:
- a CDS encoding OsmC family protein, producing MKRKATAVWQGSGKEGKGHLTTETGVLNKTQYSFSSRFEDGAGTNPEELIAAAHAGCFAMKLSFNLSGANFPPKELDTQCIITFEEGTVKQSKLILKAKVDGISEEKFAELVKDAEKNCPISRLLNTEIVVEYTLN
- a CDS encoding universal stress protein, with translation MKNTSSEKPKIIVLADFSDYTKKVLQVAKQWASSSGLEIKVFNELDFQVPTLAGNELRLKMKYGQIHEINRTWLDLKKTIFGEQTKVDFEILEVPLIEFLKKEKQYESSFILMGLKGGGLLKKVFLGSLVTEVIERLNHVTMAIPKNIQNFEPNKIIISVHPKYKFNLNALEYLLSFLPRSVTTLQWISIAMEKDNVDDLNDYLDALTQKIKTGLKIETAVFSGEDVLQQVKSFITDNNKEILVIQRGSRTFKDKLFRKFLVNDLVYDGSVPLIVLPL
- a CDS encoding GNAT family N-acetyltransferase — protein: MEGNEDLKIFRLSDDQIPLAVGLMEKVFTLEQYIPESYLPVNLFPQMNWGVFHGERLIALAIAWWENEIWHWGRFAVDPEWRGKGIGKKLIQISLKELFDAGAKEVHIDARDITVNLLSKLGARVIGNTFDFYGNVTPMRLSIHDFKT
- a CDS encoding potassium/proton antiporter, whose translation is MVLTSENILFIGSILLLLSILAGKTSYKFGVPTLILFLGLGMMAGSDGLGIHFDSPSTAQFIGIVSLNFILFSGGLDTNWKSIKPVLWQGISLSTVGVLITAVSLGLFFWKISDFTVYEALLLGAIVSSTDAAAVFSILRSKSLALKYKLRSVLELESGSNDPMAYVLTIAFLGLVTNPETSFLSLISTFFLQMTLGAALGLLFGWLSIHTINKINIGFDGLYPALVIALMFITFSFTDLVGGNGFLAVYLCAVYIGNHDFIHKKTILKIYDGVAWLMQIVLFLTLGLLVNPTEVIPYAGLGLAASLFLIFVSRPLGVFLSLLPFKMKNRRMWYISWVGLRGAVPIVFATYPLIAGIDKAPVIFNVVFFISVSSVIIQGTTLSKVASWFKVALPEKVKPVSPLDSFLKEDPKTAMVEIHIPEDNEIVGKKILELGFPQNAIIAMIKRDKNYLTPNGTTKIQGNDTLIVLAENYDHLQNVYEVLNLPVPDFGDD
- a CDS encoding potassium channel family protein, which produces MNNLLHKTKKYWESDVSFISLLVMLLVIVFILPVLNDIQPDNSFLLNAMFIALFIIGIFSARERVFVISSMIMISFHLGLRIIRFGDNPYEFYNLERIVIILNLVLFMVINLRLLFRDEEVNAYRIIGAVNVYLCMALVGAFGMELIHLYLGNSIEGNIELTGMDKDFGDFMYFSLVSLSTVGFGDVHPTNTIAKMLSSFLSVVGILYPAVVIAKLVSYASKNPNG
- a CDS encoding phosphoenolpyruvate carboxylase codes for the protein MSKNNYETEVAKRFTIYNSLFLDLPFSDIHRTGTLLPILASKCHEGFQNKKTPKEIIQGFFDELMAKNSEDERHELLFKMVQYVERQVVLFDSIEDAAFDKIHDLQGKGSLQALVARVDNDRKREELIRKLKDFSVRLTLTAHPTQFYPGNVLGIITDLESAIKANDLGSINLLLQQLGKTPFINREKPTPLDEAVSLIWFLVNVFYVSIPDIMTRLLNMLDQPLHEWENSGLLKVGFWPGGDRDGNPFVTHDITVKVAERLQKWILRCYYRDVRKIRRRLTFKHVEPIMLKVEDGLFNSLFEDQNYYKSKDELLSDLMDARKGLIEYHDGLFLEQLDEFILKVKIFGFHFANMDVRQDSRKHDGLWDEIIGIQVGEDALKAYHQLHEKDKEKFILDFDSLPEISAFKDEFHQEMLKSFDAIRTVQQNNGEDGLHRYIISNCQSALHVLEVFQLGRLTLGKDEKDLSLDIVPLFETIDDLAEAPKIMEKLYQNPEYQKHLKSRNSKQTIMLGFSDGTKDGGYIRANWSILRAKEELTKISRKYEVNVVFFDGRGGPPARGGGNMHNFYASHGPQVENKEIQVTIQGQTISANYGKPVSCSYNLEQLLCAGIENELYLSPDKTLNAYQRALIDEMADVSYKFYKDFKNHPQFLNYLEHVTPLKYFGQVNIGSRPLKRGKDSGLKFEDLRAIPFVGSWAQMKQNIPGFFGVGAALQALKNEGKFEAAKQLYNDSLFFRSLLGNSMQSLAKSFYEATAYLKKNKQYAEFWQLMFEEYERTIRLLLEVSGMEVLLEDNPTSRQSIAIREKIVLPVITIQQYAIQTMLEKGMDDPVLQKLILRTMFGIINAARNAA